In a genomic window of Telopea speciosissima isolate NSW1024214 ecotype Mountain lineage chromosome 5, Tspe_v1, whole genome shotgun sequence:
- the LOC122660852 gene encoding 21.7 kDa class VI heat shock protein has product MSSRKQLEVRSEDLNPKKWGVSLTEDKFESFISKHSPTTPTLLKVFGDGSFFSPLLFGRFFDPSDAFPLWEFESEILLSALQSSGKTTVDWSETVTEYVLIAELPGVGKYNNQVCVENGKILEISGQWKQQRESNTRDWKDGHWWEYGYVRRLELPEDADWRKMEANVNDDIHLEIRIPKIPSKSDIPQGKDIGSGDSSSHE; this is encoded by the exons ATGTCCAGCCGGAAACAGCTTGAAGTTCGATCAGAAGATCTGAACCCCAAGAAATGGGGCGTCTCACTAACAGAAGACAAGTTCGAGTCTTTTATCTCCAAGCATAGCCCCACCACACCCACACTGCTCAAGGTTTTTGGTGATGGGTCATTCTTCAGTCCATTGCTGTTCGGAAGGTTCTTTGATCCATCCGATGCCTTTCCTCTGTGGGAGTTTGAATCAGAAATTCTGCTCTCGGCACTCCAGAGCTCTGGCAAGACCACTGTCGATTGGTCTGAAACGGTAACAGAGTATGTACTAATAGCAGAACTG CCAGGGGTTGGCAAATACAACAATCAAGTATGTGTGGAGAATGGGAAGATTTTGGAGATCAGTGGGCAATGGAAGCAGCAACGAGAATCCAATACGAGGGACTGGAAAGATGGCCACTGGTGGGAGTACGGGTATGTTCGGCGGCTTGAGCTCCCAGAAGACGCAGATTGGAGGAAAATGGAGGCCAATGTCAATGATGACATACACTTAGAGATAAGAATTCCAAAGATTCCTTCAAAGTCTGATATTCCTCAAGGAAAAGATATAGGGTCAGGAGATTCGAGTTCACATGAGTAA
- the LOC122663365 gene encoding coniferyl alcohol acyltransferase-like yields the protein MCLSSGMGGMRCELKVEVKRKEVVAAVLPLQEHWLPLSNLDLLLPALDVGVFFCYKKPPTSMTMPMPMPMACTMMMMTTKAAGSHHHEFASMVNVLKKSLAQALVPYYLFAGELVPNSAGEPELLCNNRGVDFIEAYADVDLCHIDLHNPDATVEGKLVPDKHSGVFSVQATELRCGGIVVGCKFDHRIADAYSTNMFLVAWSEIARLKSTSLIPCLRRSLLNPTRPLRYDPSIDDMYVPLSKLPPPPPAEDVDDDDDLMISRIYYVTAKDIEWLQSQASSSPNQAAEKNKQARVL from the exons ATGTGTTTGAGCAGTGGAATGGGTGGAATGAGGTGCGAGCTCAAGGTAGaagtgaagagaaaagaggtggtAGCGGCGGTGTTGCCATTGCAGGAGCATTGGCTGCCCCTCTCAAACCTGGACTTGCTCCTTCCCGCTCTGGACGTTGGCGTTTTCTTCTGCTACAAAAAGCCACCGACGTCCATGACCATGCCCATGCCCATGCCCATGGCATgcacgatgatgatgatgacgacgaAAGCAGCTGGTAGTCATCATCATGAATTCGCTTCCATGGTCAACGTTCTCAAGAAATCACTTGCTCAAGCTCTCGTGCCCTACTACTTGTTTGCCGGGGAACTGGTTCCCAACTCTGCTGGTGAGCCGGAGCTGCTCTGCAACAACCGTGGAGTCGATTTCATCGAAGCTTATGCGGATGTGGATCTCTGCCACATCGACCTCCACAATCCAGATGCCACCGTGGAAGGGAAGTTGGTTCCCGATAAGCACTCCGGCGTCTTCTCTGTTCAG GCAACGGAGCTGAGATGCGGAGGGATAGTTGTTGGTTGCAAGTTCGACCACCGGATAGCAGATGCGTATTCAACCAACATGTTTTTGGTTGCATGGTCCGAAATTGCTCGACTCAAATCAACTTCTCTCATCCCATGTCTCCGCCGTTCACTTCTCAATCCAACACGTCCATTGCGCTATGACCCATCCATTGATGACATGTATGTTCCTCTATCCAAGTTGCCACCACCGCCACCTGCAgaagatgttgatgatgatgatgaccttATGATCAGCCGCATCTATTATGTCACTGCCAAGGATATTGAATGGCTTCAGTCGCAGGCCAGCAGCTCACCTAATCA agcagcagagaagAATAAGCAAGCTCGAGTCCTTTAG